One genomic segment of Ferrimonas sp. YFM includes these proteins:
- a CDS encoding sigma-54 dependent transcriptional regulator translates to MSKPTILVVEDDLGLREALVDTLLLGGYQCLEASDGAEALIQLGQQRPAMVISDIQMAGMDGLALLKAIRAKDLNLPVLLMTAYGTIDAAVEAMRCGANDYLAKPFAPEVLLHQVERYLLAPAAEVHQPVVADEASLRLLGLAERVAQSDASVMITGPSGSGKEVLARYLHQCSPRVDAPFVAINCAAIPENMLEATLFGYEKGAFTGAVAACAGKFEQAQGGTILLDEITEMDLGLQSKLLRVLQEREVERLGSRKTIQLDVRVLATSNRDLKQAVAEGRFREDLYYRLNVFPLNWLPLSQRPGDIVPLAEHLLGRHLGAKGVVPRLDDAAKAKLTAHNWPGNVRELENVVQRALILCVGDTIGANDLFIDTLEMPSVAPRVQPEVEVKPDSLGDELKLQEHQIIVDALEQNGGSRKAVAEQLGISPRTLRYKLAKMRDMGIELPA, encoded by the coding sequence ATGAGTAAGCCCACCATCTTGGTTGTTGAAGATGACCTGGGACTCAGAGAAGCCCTGGTGGACACCCTGCTGTTGGGTGGCTACCAATGCCTGGAGGCCAGCGATGGCGCCGAGGCCCTGATCCAACTGGGTCAGCAGCGCCCCGCCATGGTGATCTCCGATATCCAGATGGCCGGCATGGACGGTCTGGCCCTGCTTAAGGCGATTCGGGCCAAGGACCTGAATCTGCCGGTGCTGTTGATGACCGCCTACGGCACCATCGACGCCGCCGTGGAAGCGATGCGCTGCGGCGCCAACGATTACCTGGCCAAGCCTTTCGCCCCCGAGGTGCTGCTGCATCAGGTGGAGCGCTACCTGCTGGCCCCGGCCGCCGAGGTACATCAGCCGGTGGTGGCCGATGAGGCCAGTCTCAGGCTGCTGGGCCTGGCGGAGCGGGTGGCCCAGTCCGACGCCTCGGTGATGATCACCGGCCCAAGTGGCTCCGGCAAGGAGGTGCTGGCCCGCTACCTGCACCAGTGCTCCCCCAGAGTGGATGCCCCCTTCGTGGCCATCAACTGTGCCGCCATTCCGGAAAACATGCTGGAAGCCACCCTGTTCGGCTACGAGAAGGGCGCCTTCACCGGTGCCGTTGCCGCCTGTGCCGGTAAGTTTGAGCAGGCCCAGGGCGGCACCATACTGCTGGATGAGATCACCGAGATGGATCTCGGCCTGCAGTCCAAGTTGCTGCGGGTCCTGCAGGAGCGGGAAGTTGAGCGCCTGGGCAGCCGCAAGACCATTCAGCTGGACGTGCGGGTGCTGGCCACCTCCAACCGGGACCTCAAGCAGGCGGTGGCCGAAGGGCGCTTCCGTGAGGATCTCTACTACAGACTGAATGTGTTCCCCCTCAACTGGCTGCCCCTGAGTCAGCGTCCCGGTGACATCGTGCCTCTGGCCGAGCACCTGCTGGGCCGCCACCTGGGAGCCAAGGGGGTGGTCCCCCGTCTGGACGACGCCGCCAAGGCCAAGCTGACCGCCCACAACTGGCCCGGCAACGTCCGCGAGCTGGAGAACGTGGTCCAGCGCGCCCTGATCCTCTGTGTCGGGGACACCATCGGGGCCAACGACCTCTTTATCGATACTCTGGAGATGCCCAGTGTGGCACCCAGGGTTCAGCCCGAGGTGGAAGTTAAGCCAGACAGCCTGGGTGATGAGTTAAAACTTCAGGAACATCAGATTATTGTGGATGCTCTTGAGCAAAATGGCGGCAGTCGCAAGGCGGTGGCCGAGCAGTTGGGCATCAGCCCCCGTACCCTGAGGTACAAATTGGCCAAGATGCGGGACATGGGGATTGAATTGCCAGCCTGA